The genomic interval TACGGCTCGTACGCCCAGTTGAAGAACGCGGTCGCCGAGGCGGTCGAGGCGATGCTCCGGCCGATCCGACTCCGCTACACGGAACTCGCCCGCGATCCGGGCTATGTCCGGCGGGTACTCGCCGACGGCGCCGACCGGGCCCGCGACAACGCCACCGACACCGTCCACCGGGCGAAGCGCGCGCTGGGGCTGCTGCCCTGAGGGCTACCCCAGCGAGACTGTGGCCTCGGCCCGTCCGGGCAGCCGCTCTCTCCCCGAGGTGGCCGGCTGCCGCTTCTCGAAGCAGACGCTGTAGGGGTTGCTGGTGTATTCGCCGTAGGCGGGGATCTCCACGTAGCCGGAGGAGAGGTAGAGCTGGATGGCGCCGGGGAGGTAGCTGCCGGTCTCCAGCCGCAGTACGGTCTGCCCGGCCCGCAGGGCCAGTTCCTCGAGCGCGCCGAGCATCTGCCGGGCGAGGCCCTGACCCCGGTGGGCCGGCCGGACGTACATCCGCTTGACCTCGGCGG from Plantactinospora sp. BC1 carries:
- a CDS encoding GNAT family N-acetyltransferase, translated to MLIESRSSSDPELAALVVAQQRELREADGGLDGQVFMPHDDARYLVGVIAGRAVACGAIQTLDRDTAEVKRMYVRPAHRGQGLARQMLGALEELALRAGQTVLRLETGSYLPGAIQLYLSSGYVEIPAYGEYTSNPYSVCFEKRQPATSGRERLPGRAEATVSLG